Proteins from one Ahaetulla prasina isolate Xishuangbanna chromosome 2, ASM2864084v1, whole genome shotgun sequence genomic window:
- the GOLPH3 gene encoding Golgi phosphoprotein 3 produces the protein MTSLTQRSSGLVQRRTEASRSAADKDRGAGGGSGGGGGGGGPEEEGRRDEQGEEEKGDSKETRLTLMEEVLLLGLKDREGYTSFWNDCISSGLRGCMLIELALRGRLQLEAFGMRRKSLLTRKVICKSDAPTGDVLLDEALKHIKETQPPETVQNWIELLSGETWNPLKLHYQLRNVRERLAKNLVEKGVLTTEKQNFLLFDMTTHPLTNNNIKQRLIKKVQEAVLDRWVNDPHRMDKRLLALIYLAHASDVLENAFAPLLDEQYDLATKRVRQLLDLDPEVECMKANTNEVLWAVVAAFTK, from the exons aTGACTTCGCTGACCCAGCGCAGCTCGGGCCTGGTGCAACGCCGCACGGAGGCTTCGCGCAGCGCGGCCGACAAAGACCGGGGggccggcggcggcagcggcgggggaggcggcggcggtgGGCCGGAGGAGGAAGGCCGGCGAGACGAGcagggggaagaggagaagggggacTCCAAGGAAACGCGGCTCACGCTCATGGAGGAGGTGTTGCTGCTGGGCCTCAAGGACCGGGAG GGTTATACATCATTTTGGAACGATTGCATTTCATCTGGGCTCCGTGGTTGCATGTTAATTGAATTGGCACTGAGGGGGCGTCTTCAGCTTGAAGCATTTGGAATGAGACGTAAAAGTTTGCTAACTAGAAAG GTGATCTGCAAATCAGATGCTCCTACAGGAGATGTTCTACTTGACGAAGCTTTGAAGCACATTAAAGAAACTCAGCCTCCAGAAACAGTGCAGAACTGGATAGAACTGCTTAGTG gTGAGACATGGAATCCATTAAAATTGCATTACCAGTTGAGAAACGTCCGCGAACGATTAGCCAAAAACCTAGTTGAAAAGGGGGTTTTGACTACGGAGAAACAGAACTTTCTCCTCTTTGACATGACCACGCACCCCCTCACCAACAACAACATTAAGCAGCGCCTCATCAAGAAAGTTCAAGAAGCTGTGCTTGACCGATGGGTGAATGACCCCCACCGCATGGACAAGCGCTTGCTGGCTCTCATTTACTTAGCCCACGCGTCGGACGTCCTGGAGAACGCTTTTGCCCCCCTTCTGGATGAGCAGTATGACCTTGCCACAAAAAGAGTGCGGCAGCTCCTGGATTTAGACCCTGAAGTCGAATGTATGAAGGCCAACACAAACGAGGTCCTGTGGGCTGTTGTAGCAGCCTTCACGAAATAA